One uncultured Pseudodesulfovibrio sp. genomic window carries:
- a CDS encoding M23 family metallopeptidase — translation MRRIFLLVMLAALLGFSMNVMAQEQAPGQAFGLQEGDSPALVTGDDAQAEKEPESAPVTSAPALVLAAPSKAGVGKPFLVRLTSDLPLESVSVHWQGREVVPSISVWNNRHVALAMLGTDVLSERPGKEDLVVIASVDGKESTLRRTVRIVPENYPKQELTLPEKMVTPPKGVYERIEAEHEQTTEAKNTVSAMRMWRLPLERPVQGKVLSVYGAQRILNGKPKNPHRGLDFRSPMGNPIKCVADGKVILVGDHYYAGNSVYVDHGNGVVSMYFHMSEPTVKEGDEVKRGQTVGLTGMTGRATGPHLHFSLSVLGDLVDPAPLFTTTADNMLQ, via the coding sequence ATGCGACGGATTTTTCTGCTGGTGATGTTGGCGGCTTTGCTTGGCTTTTCCATGAACGTCATGGCGCAGGAGCAGGCTCCCGGCCAGGCTTTCGGGCTTCAGGAGGGGGACAGCCCCGCCCTGGTGACCGGGGACGACGCCCAGGCGGAGAAAGAGCCTGAGTCCGCGCCGGTCACGTCGGCTCCGGCTCTGGTTCTGGCCGCTCCGAGCAAGGCCGGAGTGGGCAAGCCGTTTTTGGTCAGGCTGACGTCGGACCTTCCGCTGGAATCGGTGTCCGTTCACTGGCAGGGACGTGAGGTGGTCCCGTCCATCTCGGTCTGGAACAACCGGCACGTGGCTCTGGCCATGCTGGGTACCGATGTCCTGTCCGAGCGCCCCGGTAAGGAGGACCTTGTGGTCATCGCCTCGGTGGACGGCAAGGAGAGCACCCTGCGCCGCACCGTGCGCATCGTCCCGGAGAATTATCCCAAGCAGGAACTGACCCTGCCCGAGAAGATGGTCACCCCGCCCAAGGGCGTGTACGAGCGCATCGAGGCCGAGCACGAGCAGACCACTGAGGCCAAGAACACGGTTTCGGCCATGCGCATGTGGCGGTTGCCGCTCGAGCGGCCCGTCCAGGGCAAGGTCCTGTCCGTGTACGGTGCGCAGCGCATCCTCAACGGCAAGCCCAAGAACCCGCACCGTGGCCTGGATTTCCGCTCCCCCATGGGCAACCCGATCAAATGCGTGGCGGACGGGAAGGTCATTCTGGTGGGCGACCACTATTACGCCGGCAACTCGGTCTATGTTGACCACGGTAACGGCGTTGTCTCCATGTATTTCCATATGTCCGAGCCCACGGTGAAGGAAGGCGACGAGGTCAAGCGCGGCCAGACAGTGGGGCTGACCGGCATGACCGGCCGGGCCACCGGACCGCACCTGCACTTCTCCCTGTCGGTCCTGGGCGATCTGGTCGATCCCGCGCCGCTGTTTACGACAACTGCCGACAATATGCTGCAATAA